Within Kineothrix sp. MB12-C1, the genomic segment AAGAAGGCGCGTGGAGAAATTCTTCGGATTATGGTTGTCCGTGGGATGTATGACAGGGCATTTGCTTGGATAAGAAGCTTTGGAGTGGATGGAGTTGAGATTAAAACAATTGTCCGGCTGTGCAGCCGCCTTATCGCAAGGGATGGTCTTATGGAAGAAGAAGGGATGACATTTGCCGTTTATTATGCATTCAGTAAGGGGAAATATGATGGCAATCTACTCACTTATCTTGTGCATTTTTATAGCGATGCTATGAAACGGATGCTGGAGGTATGGAAGGCAGCTACAGCCTTTGAGGCGGAAACTTATCCGTTATGTGAGAGGATTCTTGTGCAGATGCTTTTTTCAGGTGCATATGTCGCGGACAGGATGGATATTTTCAAGGCATATGTATCCGGTGGGGCCAGAATGCCGGTGGAAAGTGCTTTTCTTTTTTACTGTGCTTACAATTATTTTGTCAGGGATAAAGAAGTGGATGAATTTATTTTTACCGATATCGTTCGTGTTTACGACAGAGGGGAAGAGTTACATAAAGTTTGTAAGCTCGCATTTTTGAAATATTATGCCGTGGACGGACGAAAGAGTAGAAATGTCTCGAAGATAAGTGCTGTTATAAAAAAATTTTTAGGCGATATGTTGGAGGAGAACATTTATTTTCCTTTTTTTCGGGAATATACGAAGGAAATGCTGATTATGCAGCAGTTTGCGGATAAGACGATGATAGAGTACAAGGTCCGGGCAGGTCATAAAGCGGTAATTCATTATATGCTGGAAAGAGGAGATCTTACGGAAAAGGAATACCGGAGAGAAGAAATGCGGGACATGTACGGTGGTATATGTGTGAAAGCTTTTGTCTTATTTTTCGGAGAAAAGCTGCAATATTATATTACAGAAGAAGGGGACGGCGAAGAGCGGCTTACGCAGCGTACTTCGATTAGTAAGAGCGATATTTTACAAGGGGAAGAGGAAGATAAGTTCGGCTTGCTTAACGATATCGTAATTGCCAGGACCCTACAGGATTATCATACTGTGGACAGTCTGTTAGAGGAGTATTATAGGAAGGAATATATGGCTTTGCAACTATTTGGTCTGCGCCGATAGAAAGGCTTTACAGGGGTTGAAACAGATATGCTTTTGGAGAAAAAAGAGGGGATTACGAAAAGAAACAGCGGGAAGATTGTGGTAGGCTATGATGTGAGCGATGATTATGCACAGATCAGTTACTGTACCTTAGATGACAGAGAACCGGAGACTCTCGCTCAGGTCACAGGAAGTGAACAGTATAATATTCCGGCACTATTATGTAAAAAACACGGAGTGAATCAGTGGTTCTATGGTAAGGAAGCTTTGAAGGCGGCCGAAGCAGGAGAAGGGATACCCGTAAGAAATCTCCTCACTCTTGCCAGAAAAGATGAGACTGTCGATGTGGGTGGAGAGAGCTTTGACGCGGTAGCATTGCTGACGTTGTTTATTAGAAGAAGCATGTCCATGCTAAATATAGTTGTATCCCCGGATTATCTGGAAGGGGTGATGTTTACCGTGGATGATTTGGATCAGCGGACGGTGGAAATCTTCCTGCAGGTGGCGGCGAATCTTTATTTGAAAACGGACAAGATTTTCTTCCAAAGTCATGCGGAAAGCTTCTATTATTATACCTTGTACCAGCCGAGGGAATTATGGACGCATGAAGTCCTTTTATGTGATTATGATAACCGTCGTATGAAGATATATGCCCTTAATAGCAATCGCAAGACTACACCGGTTGTTATGTATATGGATATCAGCGAATATCCTGAGATGGCGAGGGCGGATATAGAAAGTACAGCGGATATGGATGAGGATATGAAGGCGAGACTGGATATGCTTTTTCTGGACATTGCCAAAGAACAGTGCAGAGAGAAAGTGATTTCTTGTATCTATTTAATCGGAGATGGATACAGAGAGGAGTGGACGTTAGAATCGTTAAAGTATCTTTGTATGGGGCGCCGGGTCTTCAAAGGGAATAATCTTTATAGTAAAGGCGCTTGTTATGGCATAAAGGAGAAACTGGGGATTGGCAGCGAAGGAAAGGAATATGCCTTCCTCGGTTCCGATAAGCTGAAGGCGAACGTAGGTATGAGAGTGCTGCGAAGGGGATTGGACTCCTACTTCGCCGCTATGGATGCCGGGGTAAATTGGTTCGAGGCGAAGAAAGAATACGATGTAATATTGGAGGAAGGGAATGAGATATCCATTTTTCTTACACCTTTAAATGGAAAGGAAGCGAGAGAAATCCATATGGAGCTTCAAGGGATAGAAGACCGGCCAAGGAGGACGACAAGACTCCGTATTACGATGGGGATGACTTCGGAGAGTCAGCTTAGCATCCATGTGAAAGATATGGGATTCGGGGAACTATTCCCGGCTTCAGGGAGTGAATGGACGAAGACATTCGATATTTAATAAAGGAGAGATACATTGGGGAAAGTATTATTGTGCGTCGGAAAATATGCCAAAACGCCGTACTTTGTGGAAAAGTCATATCATAATGTATATTCTGCAGAGGAATTGTGTTACTGCCTGATGCAGAATGTTTATTTGGTAGATAGAGAAATCATGGATAGCAGACTGGCGGATTGGCTGGAACAGGAATGTGAGTTAAAGGAACTCGCGGAAGAGCTTAGAACACTGTTAAAAGAGGAATGCCGGATTAGCGATTTCGTAGGAGCTATTTTAGACTATGTCGGCTATGCCGGAAGGGAAGAGGCAGAGCAGGTTAAGTTAGGCCTGCAAAACGGTACGAACCTTAGCATATATGAGAAAAAGAAGGTAAGAGCGGATTATTTTGCAGAGAATGGGAAATATGTATTGTCTCTTAGAAGTTATGATGCGCTCTTGGAGGAGCTCCCGGAATCGGAAACGGTATTAAGAGCAAAGATATACCATAACAAAGGAACTGCGTATGCTCGCATTTTTCGGTTTGCAGAGGCGGCAGAAAGCTTTAAACTGGCTTTTGACTGTGATGGGACTGAGGAATCTTATATCGGATATCTTGCGTCAAGCCGTATGAGAATGAGCGAAACGGAATATGTGGATTTTATTGCGAGGAGCACACAAGACTATGAAATATCGTTAAAGGTGGAAAAGCAGTTTGAAGAAATAAACCGTCAGTTTGACGATACGGATGAGAGTAGGGTGTTGGCCGGGTTAAGGGTATATAAGGAAGAAAAGGATATGGTATCCTATTGCACACAGATAGAGAGCATCGTCGGTACGCTGAAGGAGCGGTACAGAGAAGATGTTTTGGAGTAACTGAGAGGGGATCGAACAGTTACGCTTTGGAATAACGAAGGAGAATCATGGGACTGATTAAAAATAACAGATTATTTCAGAAGTTTGCAGAATGGAAAGCAAAAAGGGAAGTTTTTCCGATCGATTATGAAGATGAGAACTGGATGGAAATCGAGTACGATAGAAAATCTCTTCAAGTTCATGATAGTGAACAGAGAGAAGAGTATATCAAGGGATTTTTGGGGCAAATATCGGAAGCAGCTCAAGAGCTCGAACGTCTGAATCTGGAATACAGCACGGTAACCTCCTATCTGAAGGATATGGAGGAAATTGAAGCGCTTCCGGAAGAAGAGATGCAGGAGCTTAAAGCGAGTGCGGAGAAAATAGATAAGTTGGAGAGCCAAAGAGGTTCTTATTTGCAGAAGAAAAATCGGATGAGCGATGAAAAGTTCCATCAGATGGAACGGATGGAGGAAGAAGCGGAAGATGCTTGCCGTAAGCTGAATGCTGCGGAGGCGGATCAGAACCGTATTCGTCAGGATTTGTCTCGATTAGAAGGTGAAAAGCATGCATATCAGTACCGCAAGGAAGAATTAAAGGCGGTGATTGCCGATTCCAAGGGGATGGTTATTATTTGCGGAGTTGCTTTTGTTGTATGTTTTATTACACTGCTCATCCTTCAATATGGTATGAGGATGAATACCCAGTTAGGATTCCTGGTGACGGCAGGACTTGCGGCCCTCGTGATTACGTTGCTCTATTTACGCCATACAGAAGCGCGCAGGGAGTTGAAAGGGGTGGAAGCTGGTATTAATCGGATTATTCTTCTCCAAAATAGAGTAAAGATCCGTTATGTGAATAATACCAATCTATTGGATTATCTTTATTTGAAATATCAAGTATCCAGCGCGAAGGAGATGAGTGGTCTCTGGGAAAAATATAAGGTGGAAAAAGAAGAGAGAAGAAGCTACCGGAGGGCAGAACTCGAATTGGATGAGTGCCAACAGGAGCTGCTTAGTATTTTAAAATGTTATCAGATCAAGGATCCTCTCGTCTGGCTGCATCAGACGGCAGCGATTCTGGATAATAAAGAGATGGTGGAAATCAGACATAATCTCATTATCCGCAGACAGTCCTTACGACGCCGTATTGATTATAATAGGGAAGTAATTATTACAGGGGCAAGAAATGCGATTAAAGATATGGTAGATAGCTATCCGCAGTATGCCAAGGAAATCACAGATATGGTAAGTAGATATGAGACGGAAATGCAGCAAGAGTAGCTACTTGGCAGGTCTGCGCATGAATTGTTGCCAGGAGGCCGTAGGCCGAATAGTGTTACTATTCACAGCTTCGCTGTACCCAGCAACAGAATGCACACAAAATGCAGTTCAACTGCATTTTTGCGCCTGAAGCACTCGTAAAATCGTATAAAATGCCAAGATAAAGCATTTGGCATCGCGATTTTGACTTCGCGGTATAGTGGCTGTGAACAGTAACCGAATAGTAACACTATACATGGTTTGCTCTTGACAGTGAAAGCACGGCGTGTTACGATGACAGCGTGCTAATGATTTAGCGAGATGAAGCGTGACTATGGTAAAGCAACGGAAAGACACGCACATTCTTTATAAAAAGAAAAGAGGAGAGAGCAACATGAAAAAGTTGATAGCGTTATTATGTGTAGCGGTGATGGCGGCAGGTGTGCTTACAGCATGTGGCAGCAGTGAAGAGAAAACATTTACAGTGGGATTTGATGCAGAATTTCCTCCCTACGGTTATATGGATGAAAAGGGAGAATACATAGGTTTTGATTTGGATTTGGCGAAGGAAGTATGCGAACGTAACGGTTGGACTTTCGTGGCGCAGCCGATCGATTGGGATTCCAAGGATATGGAATTATCCTCCGGTTCCATCGACTGCATTTGGAACGGCTTTACAATACAAGGCAGAGAGGACGCATATACATGGAGCGTACCTTATGTGGATAATAGTCAGGTATTCGTAGTTGCTACAGATTCCGGCATTAGCTCCTTTGCAGATCTTGCAGGGAAAGCAGTGGGCGTACAGAAAGACTCCTCCGCTCTTGCGGCTTTGATGGGAGATGCCTCTGATTTAGCCGATACATTTGCCAACTTGCAGCAGTATGGGGACTATAATGTGGCATTTATGGATTTGGAGCAGAATGCTATCGATGCTCTTGCTATCGATATCGGAGTTGCTAATTATCAGATACAATCGAGAGGGGAAGGTTTTGTACTTCTCGATGAGCGCTTGGCGTCAGAGCAGTATGGCATCGGATTTAAGTTAGGAAATGACGAATTGAAAGACCAAGTGGAAAAGACTTTGCTTGAAATGGCAGATGACGGAACTTTTATGCAGATTGCTGAGAAATATTCCGATTTCGGATTGAGCGAAAGTGTATGTATCGGAAAGTAATGAATTAAAAACTTATAACTAAGAACTGAAATACCGCTGCAAAACAATCGAATGGGCAGCGGTTTTCAGTTTTTATAGATATTATCTAATATAGGAAATGTAGGAGGCACGGTATGAGTTTAGCAACGATATTATCACAACTTTTGAAAGGGATGGGAATTACTGTAGAAATCTTTTTTCTGACGCTGTTATTCTCGCTGCCGCTCGGTCTGATACTTTCCTTTGGCCGGATGACGAAATATAAGCCGTTAAGAATTATCAGTAAATTTTACATATCAATTATGCGCGGTACTCCCTTAATGTTACAATTAATTGTTGTATATTTCGCTCCTTTTTATGTTTTTGGAATCAAGATAAGTTCCGGATATCGGTTTATGGCGGTGATCATCGCCTTCGTATTAAATTATGCGGCTTATTTCGCAGAAATTTATCGTTCCGGCATTGAATCGATGCCGGTAGGGCAATACGAGGCGGCGAAGGTACTGGGTTATACGCGAACCCAGACATTTTTCAAAATCATACTTCCGCAGGTGATGAAACGGATACTGCCTCCGGTTACGAATGAAACGATAACTCTCGTTAAGGATACGTCTCTTGCATTTGTTCTTGCAGAAACGGAGATGTTCACGATTGCGAAGCAGATTGCGGCGAAGGAAACGAGTATTATGCCGTTGATGGTGGCGGGTGTTTTCTATTACATATTTAACTTTGCCGTAGCTGGTTTTATGGAGTATTTGGAGAAAAAGATGAATTATTACAGATAAGGAGTGAGGTGAAAGATGAATCTGCTGGAAATTAATCATATGAAAAAAGGCTTCGACGGTATGGAGGTGCTGAAGGATATATCTCTGTCCGTGAAAGAAGGGGAGGTGGTCTCCATCATTGGGCCCTCGGGTTCAGGGAAATCCACCTTACTCCGATGTGCTACCATGCTTGAGAAGATGGATGGCGGCGAACTGAAATATATGGGAGAAAGTGCAGCATGGGAAGAGAGCGGAAGATGTATTTATGCGGGGAAACAGAAGTTAAAGGAAATCCATAAGAAATTTGGACTCGTATTTCAGAACTTCAACCTATTTCCCCATTATAACGTGATGAAAAATATTACGGATGCACCCATGAGTGTAGACAAGATATCTAAAAAGGAAGCGGAAGAACGTGCGGTGAAGCTGCTCAGACAATTGGGACTGGAAGAAAAGAGAGATGCTTATCCATATCAGCTTTCCGGCGGGCAGCAACAGCGTGTTTCGATTGCACGTGCACTTGCTCTGCAACCGAAAATCCTGTTTTTCGATGAGCCAACCTCCGCGCTTGATCCGGAGCTTACCGGAGAGGTGCTTAAGGTAATTAAGCAGTTGGCGAAGGAGCATATGACGATGATTATCGTTACTCATGAGATGCAATTTGCCAAGGAACTGTCCGACCGGATTATCTTCATGGAGCAAGGAGTGATACAGCAGGAGGGGACACCGGAAGAACTCTTTGGTACTCCGAACGAACGTGTTAGGGAATTTATCGGAAAATTCACTTCATAAACCTTCTTTTTTCAGCACAATGGAAAAAATTAAGGTTCGAGGGAAGGGCAGTATTGATTTATAAAATCAGGTAGTATATACTTCATGGTGTGATTTTGTATTGTGATATAATATGTTAACAATATTATACTGCGCCGAGCAAAGCGAGTGTGCAAAAAATATACCATGGCCGCTTGCGGACAAGGTATAACTACAGAGTTAATTCTTTATGCCTAAGGGCAGAACGGAGGAAAAGATGAAAAAACTGGAACAGCTTTATGAAGGAAAGGCAAAGAAAGTATATGCAACCGATGACCCGGATATCGTAATCGTAGATTATAAAGACGATGCGACCGCTTTTAACGGCGAGAAGAAGGGTACGATTGTAGGAAAAGGCGTTATCAATAACAAAATGACGAATCATGTGTTCAAGATTCTGGAACAAGAAGGCGTTCCGACACATCTTGTGGAGGAATTAAGCGATAGAGAAACAGCGGTGAAAAAGGTGGAAATCGTACCTTTAGAGGTGATTATCCGTAATGTAGCGGCAGGAAGCTTCTCTAAGAGACTTGGTGTTCCCGAAGGCACTCCGTTCAAAGAGCCTACCATTGAATTCAGCTATAAAAATGATGATTTGGGAGATCCCTTAATTAACAGCCACTTCGCTGTGGCGATGGAGCTGGCTACATGGGAAGAAATCGCGATTATAGAAAAGTACGCATTCAAAGTGAATGAGGTGCTGAAAGCATATTTCTTACAGGCAGGCATTAAATTAATCGACTTTAAGATAGAATTCGGACGTTTTCACGACCAGATTATTCTTGCAGATGAAACATCTCCGGATACATGCAGGCTTTGGGATGTTCGCACCAATGAGAAGTTGGATAAAGACCGTTTCCGCAGAGATATGGGCAATGTAGAGGAAGCCTATAACGAAGTATTCAAACGTTTGGGATTATAAGACAAAAAGAATGGAAAGCACTTGAGAAAGTGCAGGGAAAAAGGAGAAACGGTATGAGTACAGACAGGTATCAAAGCCCTCTTTCGGAGCGCTATGCGAGTAAGGAGATGCAGTACATTTTCTCTCCCGACATGAAGTTCAGGACATGGAGAAAGCTGTGGATAGCACTTGCTGAGACGGAAAAAGAGCTGGGGCTTAATATCTCTCAGGAACAAATCGATGAGCTGAAAGCTCACGCAGAGGATATCAATTATGAAGTAGCTAGAGAGAGGGAAAAAGAAGTGCGCCATGATGTTATGAGCCACGTCTATGCCTATGGTATACAGTGCCCCAAAGCAAAAGGCATTATCCACCTGGGAGCGACCTCTTGTTATGTGGGAGATAATACGGATATTATCGTTATGACACAGGCACTTAAGCTGGTAAAAAAGAAACTGATAAACGTGATGAAAGAGCTTGCGGACTTCGCAGATCAATATAAATCCCTGCCTACCCTCGCATTCACTCATTTTCAGCCGGCACAGCCGACTACTGTAGGGAAAAGAGCAAGCCTTTGGTTGCAGGAATTCTGCCTGGACTTAGAGGACTTGGAGCACGTGATTTCGCATATGAAGTTGCTTGGTTCCAAGGGAACTACAGGGACACAGGCTTCCTTTCTTGAACTATTCGACGGCAATCAAGAGACGATCGATCGGATAGACCCGATGATTGCGAAGAAAATGGGCTTTGAAGAATGTTATCCCGTATCGGGACAGACTTATTCCAGAAAAGTGGATACGAGAGTATTGAACGTGCTTTCAGGTATTGCAGCAAGTGCTCATAAGATGTCCAATGACATCCGTCTGTTACAGAACTTGAAAGAAATAGAAGAGCCTTTTGAAAAGGGACAGATTGGCTCTTCAGCCATGGCTTATAAAAGGAATCCGATGAGGAGTGAGAGAATCGCTTCTCTTGCCAGATACGTAATGATTGATGCGCTTAATCCGGCTATCACTTCTGCGACGCAATGGTTCGAACGGACGCTGGACGATTCCGCGAATAAGAGACTTTCCATACCGGAAGGCTTCCTTGCGATAGACGGAATTCTGGATCTGTGCCTGAACGTGGTAGATGGACTAGTCGTATATCCGAAGGTAATTGAGAAAAGGTTAATGAGCGAGCTTCCCTTTATGGCAACGGAAAATATTATGATGGATGCCGTGAAGGCAGGCGGAGACAGACAGGAATTGCATGAAAGAATCCGCACACTTTCCATGGAAGCGGGGAGAAACGTGAAAGAAGAGGGTAAGGACAACAATCTGCTCGAACTAATTGCGGCCGATCCGGCATTCAATATGACGATTGAGGACTTGCAAAAGACGATGGACCCGTCCAAGTATGTAGGACGTTCCGCAGAGCAGACAGAAGCCTTCTTAAAAGATGTAATCGGTCCCATTATAGAGGAGAATAAAGAGCTGCTCGGTATCACAGCTCAGATTAATGTATAATATTATACCGCAAGGCGTATTTTTAAAGCTGGAAAGTTTTAAAGATACGCTTTTCATACGGAAATATATTTAAAAATGATAGGGAGAGAGTTTA encodes:
- a CDS encoding DUF5716 family protein encodes the protein MLLEKKEGITKRNSGKIVVGYDVSDDYAQISYCTLDDREPETLAQVTGSEQYNIPALLCKKHGVNQWFYGKEALKAAEAGEGIPVRNLLTLARKDETVDVGGESFDAVALLTLFIRRSMSMLNIVVSPDYLEGVMFTVDDLDQRTVEIFLQVAANLYLKTDKIFFQSHAESFYYYTLYQPRELWTHEVLLCDYDNRRMKIYALNSNRKTTPVVMYMDISEYPEMARADIESTADMDEDMKARLDMLFLDIAKEQCREKVISCIYLIGDGYREEWTLESLKYLCMGRRVFKGNNLYSKGACYGIKEKLGIGSEGKEYAFLGSDKLKANVGMRVLRRGLDSYFAAMDAGVNWFEAKKEYDVILEEGNEISIFLTPLNGKEAREIHMELQGIEDRPRRTTRLRITMGMTSESQLSIHVKDMGFGELFPASGSEWTKTFDI
- a CDS encoding amino acid ABC transporter substrate-binding protein, whose amino-acid sequence is MKKLIALLCVAVMAAGVLTACGSSEEKTFTVGFDAEFPPYGYMDEKGEYIGFDLDLAKEVCERNGWTFVAQPIDWDSKDMELSSGSIDCIWNGFTIQGREDAYTWSVPYVDNSQVFVVATDSGISSFADLAGKAVGVQKDSSALAALMGDASDLADTFANLQQYGDYNVAFMDLEQNAIDALAIDIGVANYQIQSRGEGFVLLDERLASEQYGIGFKLGNDELKDQVEKTLLEMADDGTFMQIAEKYSDFGLSESVCIGK
- a CDS encoding amino acid ABC transporter permease → MSLATILSQLLKGMGITVEIFFLTLLFSLPLGLILSFGRMTKYKPLRIISKFYISIMRGTPLMLQLIVVYFAPFYVFGIKISSGYRFMAVIIAFVLNYAAYFAEIYRSGIESMPVGQYEAAKVLGYTRTQTFFKIILPQVMKRILPPVTNETITLVKDTSLAFVLAETEMFTIAKQIAAKETSIMPLMVAGVFYYIFNFAVAGFMEYLEKKMNYYR
- a CDS encoding amino acid ABC transporter ATP-binding protein codes for the protein MNLLEINHMKKGFDGMEVLKDISLSVKEGEVVSIIGPSGSGKSTLLRCATMLEKMDGGELKYMGESAAWEESGRCIYAGKQKLKEIHKKFGLVFQNFNLFPHYNVMKNITDAPMSVDKISKKEAEERAVKLLRQLGLEEKRDAYPYQLSGGQQQRVSIARALALQPKILFFDEPTSALDPELTGEVLKVIKQLAKEHMTMIIVTHEMQFAKELSDRIIFMEQGVIQQEGTPEELFGTPNERVREFIGKFTS
- the purC gene encoding phosphoribosylaminoimidazolesuccinocarboxamide synthase, translating into MKKLEQLYEGKAKKVYATDDPDIVIVDYKDDATAFNGEKKGTIVGKGVINNKMTNHVFKILEQEGVPTHLVEELSDRETAVKKVEIVPLEVIIRNVAAGSFSKRLGVPEGTPFKEPTIEFSYKNDDLGDPLINSHFAVAMELATWEEIAIIEKYAFKVNEVLKAYFLQAGIKLIDFKIEFGRFHDQIILADETSPDTCRLWDVRTNEKLDKDRFRRDMGNVEEAYNEVFKRLGL
- the purB gene encoding adenylosuccinate lyase codes for the protein MSTDRYQSPLSERYASKEMQYIFSPDMKFRTWRKLWIALAETEKELGLNISQEQIDELKAHAEDINYEVAREREKEVRHDVMSHVYAYGIQCPKAKGIIHLGATSCYVGDNTDIIVMTQALKLVKKKLINVMKELADFADQYKSLPTLAFTHFQPAQPTTVGKRASLWLQEFCLDLEDLEHVISHMKLLGSKGTTGTQASFLELFDGNQETIDRIDPMIAKKMGFEECYPVSGQTYSRKVDTRVLNVLSGIAASAHKMSNDIRLLQNLKEIEEPFEKGQIGSSAMAYKRNPMRSERIASLARYVMIDALNPAITSATQWFERTLDDSANKRLSIPEGFLAIDGILDLCLNVVDGLVVYPKVIEKRLMSELPFMATENIMMDAVKAGGDRQELHERIRTLSMEAGRNVKEEGKDNNLLELIAADPAFNMTIEDLQKTMDPSKYVGRSAEQTEAFLKDVIGPIIEENKELLGITAQINV